A single Cnuibacter physcomitrellae DNA region contains:
- a CDS encoding N-acyl homoserine lactonase family protein: MPSTVDAADSSREAVDSSSGPSVWQVKYGERVVRMSDVFHDYAQYGRPDADLDMDYNFWVVRSNGSVILVDTGYDIPKRDWLGEISVTPTPEGLELVGIDPADVDMVITSHFHYDHIGYLGLFTNAQVVSGKKEYDYWFGKRSADALDGEFTTAEDLAVVEKAEQEGRLRLIDEETEVFPGITVYPIGGHCPGELLTRIRTASGSMILTVDAAHFYEQIENEWPFFAFTDLQEMKDGLAFINRLARETSSTIIPGHDARVRDRFPAAPGEAGRVATVLA, translated from the coding sequence ATGCCCTCAACCGTCGATGCCGCCGACTCGTCTCGCGAAGCCGTCGACTCATCGTCCGGCCCGTCCGTATGGCAGGTCAAGTACGGCGAGCGAGTCGTCCGCATGAGCGACGTGTTCCACGACTACGCCCAGTACGGCCGCCCGGATGCCGACCTCGACATGGACTACAACTTCTGGGTGGTGCGCTCGAACGGCAGCGTCATCCTGGTGGACACGGGATACGACATCCCGAAGCGCGACTGGCTGGGCGAGATCAGCGTCACGCCCACTCCGGAGGGTCTGGAGCTCGTCGGCATCGACCCGGCGGACGTGGACATGGTCATCACGAGCCACTTCCACTACGACCACATCGGCTATCTCGGCCTCTTCACGAACGCGCAGGTCGTCTCGGGGAAGAAGGAGTACGACTACTGGTTCGGCAAGCGGTCGGCGGATGCGCTCGACGGCGAGTTCACGACGGCGGAGGACCTGGCCGTCGTCGAGAAGGCGGAGCAGGAGGGCCGGCTGCGGCTCATCGACGAGGAGACCGAGGTCTTCCCGGGCATCACGGTGTACCCCATCGGCGGCCACTGCCCCGGTGAGCTGCTCACGCGGATCCGCACCGCCTCCGGCTCGATGATCCTGACGGTGGACGCCGCCCACTTCTACGAGCAGATCGAGAACGAGTGGCCGTTCTTCGCCTTCACCGATCTGCAGGAGATGAAGGACGGGCTCGCGTTCATCAACCGGCTCGCGCGCGAGACGAGCTCGACGATCATCCCCGGGCACGACGCCCGCGTGCGCGACCGCTTCCCCGCGGCGCCTGGCGAGGCGGGCCGTGTGGCGACGGTGCTCGCGTGA
- a CDS encoding NADPH-dependent F420 reductase — translation MTSFTIFGTGNMGSAIAGIVSAGGSSVQHIGRETDATVSGEVVVLAVPYPALDGILAAYADQFAGKVVVDITNPLDFETFDALVTPADGSAAAELAAALPQSRVVKAFNTTFAATLATKTVGGSAPTTVLVAGDDAEAKALLIDAVIAGGVKAIDAGALKRARELEAIGFLQLTLAVSEKIGWTGGFALLP, via the coding sequence ATGACCTCCTTCACCATCTTCGGCACCGGGAACATGGGCTCCGCGATCGCGGGCATCGTCTCCGCCGGCGGATCGTCGGTACAGCACATCGGCCGCGAGACCGACGCGACCGTCAGCGGCGAGGTCGTCGTCCTCGCGGTCCCGTACCCGGCGCTCGACGGGATCCTCGCCGCCTACGCCGACCAGTTCGCCGGCAAGGTCGTCGTCGACATCACCAACCCGCTCGACTTCGAGACCTTCGACGCCCTGGTCACCCCCGCCGACGGCTCTGCCGCCGCGGAGCTGGCCGCCGCTCTGCCTCAGTCGCGAGTGGTGAAGGCGTTCAACACCACGTTCGCCGCGACCCTCGCGACGAAGACCGTCGGCGGATCCGCCCCCACCACCGTCCTGGTCGCGGGAGACGACGCCGAGGCGAAGGCACTGCTGATCGACGCCGTCATCGCCGGCGGGGTCAAGGCGATCGACGCCGGAGCGCTGAAGCGCGCTCGCGAGCTCGAGGCGATCGGCTTCCTCCAGCTCACCCTCGCCGTCTCCGAGAAGATCGGCTGGACCGGCGGCTTCGCCCTCCTGCCCTGA
- a CDS encoding sugar ABC transporter substrate-binding protein, producing the protein MKKRYALTALVAAAALALSGCSDPGTSAGSTSGSGQKTLGIVALVATDALNAAVINGATEAAEAAGWAVTVTDTQGSPDKANAAMTAFSTTQKVDAILVSAFASTAIGAGLQSAIAANIPVVSWGGELVDGIVATTSAQKVGEDSVNAMLEDFGNKGDVLALTYHTGVLCLYRGIAFDDAMKDEPDISITANEVAIPGQVEDGTAFTSAWLASHPKDGTPYAVWGAWDEPGMGAIAALKQAGRDDVKVYSINGAPNALQAVKDGTMTQIIWQDGYTEGQELFQAVLDSEAAGDSWEPKTIDVPGVLVDSSTIDQFLKDHPDALT; encoded by the coding sequence ATGAAGAAGAGGTATGCCCTGACCGCGCTCGTCGCGGCAGCAGCGCTCGCCCTGTCGGGCTGCAGCGACCCCGGCACGTCCGCCGGGTCCACGAGCGGCTCGGGCCAGAAGACGCTCGGCATCGTGGCGCTCGTCGCCACCGACGCACTCAACGCCGCCGTGATCAACGGGGCGACCGAGGCGGCCGAGGCCGCCGGGTGGGCGGTCACCGTGACCGACACGCAGGGTTCCCCCGACAAGGCCAACGCGGCCATGACCGCGTTCTCGACCACCCAGAAGGTGGATGCGATCCTCGTCTCGGCCTTCGCCTCCACCGCGATCGGCGCCGGCCTGCAGTCGGCGATCGCGGCGAACATCCCCGTCGTCAGCTGGGGCGGCGAGCTCGTCGACGGCATCGTCGCGACCACCAGCGCCCAGAAGGTCGGCGAGGACTCGGTGAACGCCATGCTCGAGGACTTCGGGAACAAGGGCGACGTGCTCGCGCTGACCTACCACACCGGCGTGCTGTGCCTCTATCGCGGCATCGCGTTCGACGACGCCATGAAGGACGAGCCCGACATCTCCATCACCGCGAACGAGGTCGCCATCCCCGGCCAGGTCGAGGACGGCACCGCCTTCACGTCGGCCTGGCTCGCCAGCCACCCGAAGGACGGCACTCCGTACGCGGTCTGGGGAGCGTGGGACGAGCCGGGCATGGGCGCCATCGCCGCGCTGAAGCAGGCCGGCCGCGACGACGTGAAGGTGTACTCCATCAACGGGGCACCGAACGCGCTCCAGGCCGTCAAGGACGGCACGATGACGCAGATCATCTGGCAGGACGGCTACACCGAGGGCCAGGAGCTGTTCCAGGCGGTGCTCGACTCGGAGGCCGCGGGCGACTCGTGGGAGCCGAAGACGATCGACGTCCCCGGCGTCCTGGTCGACTCCTCGACCATCGACCAGTTCCTCAAGGACCACCCGGACGCCCTGACGTAG
- a CDS encoding sugar ABC transporter ATP-binding protein: MSANDGAWLQVRGLSKQFGGAHALRDVDVDIHAGEVHGLVGANGAGKSTMIRCLAGIVTPDSGSVTIDGEELAFGSPRASEKAGLAFIHQELNLVPHFSAIENIMLGAKKVTRLGFIDWKRTRTIAEQAAARIGIRFSLDRRVDELSVAEQWLVTISKALVRNATMIAMDEPTASLSDQESQDLFRVVKDLAASGVAILYVSHRLDEVLDLSDRITVFRDGRVTDTAVRGQLDKAGLIRAIVGREVEKPSRERSSVIDRSAPPIFEASHVAGGPRVHDVSFRLYPGEVLGIGGLVGAGRSELAKLAFGAGKLDAGEFRLEQEVLRTGSIPRAVAKGVGLVPEERRSEGLMLDKSVAYNMNIAVLKQLRSVAALPFLSTGKSKARAQRLIDQLRIKTPSPSQTIGGLSGGNQQKALIARWLTPDVKVLFFDEPSRGVDVGARHEIHEAIRQLAADGIGTIVISSDVEELDILCDRIVVLCEGVVTGELVGDEISESRIIELSYAHLRAEPALQTTIPQGENA, from the coding sequence ATGTCCGCGAACGATGGAGCATGGCTCCAGGTACGAGGCCTCAGCAAGCAGTTCGGAGGCGCCCACGCCCTCCGCGACGTCGACGTGGACATCCACGCCGGTGAGGTGCACGGCCTGGTCGGAGCCAACGGTGCGGGCAAGTCGACGATGATCCGCTGTCTCGCCGGCATCGTGACACCCGACTCCGGATCCGTCACGATCGACGGCGAGGAGCTCGCGTTCGGCTCGCCCCGAGCCTCCGAGAAGGCCGGGCTCGCCTTCATCCACCAGGAGCTCAACCTCGTCCCGCACTTCAGCGCGATCGAGAACATCATGCTCGGCGCCAAGAAGGTCACCCGGCTCGGGTTCATCGACTGGAAGCGCACACGCACCATCGCCGAGCAGGCCGCGGCCCGCATCGGCATCCGCTTCTCGCTCGATCGGCGCGTCGACGAGCTCAGCGTCGCCGAGCAGTGGCTCGTCACGATCAGCAAGGCGCTCGTCCGCAACGCGACGATGATCGCGATGGACGAGCCCACCGCCTCGCTCTCCGACCAGGAGAGCCAGGACCTCTTCCGCGTCGTCAAGGATCTCGCCGCCTCGGGCGTCGCCATCCTGTACGTGTCCCACCGGCTCGACGAGGTGCTCGACCTCAGCGACCGGATCACCGTCTTCCGCGACGGCCGTGTCACCGACACCGCCGTGCGCGGCCAGCTCGACAAGGCCGGTCTCATCCGCGCCATCGTCGGACGCGAGGTCGAGAAGCCCTCCCGCGAGCGCAGCAGCGTCATCGACCGCTCGGCCCCGCCGATCTTCGAGGCGTCCCACGTCGCCGGCGGGCCGCGGGTGCACGACGTGTCCTTCCGCCTCTACCCCGGGGAGGTCCTCGGGATCGGCGGGCTGGTCGGTGCCGGACGCTCGGAGCTCGCGAAGCTCGCGTTCGGCGCCGGGAAGCTCGACGCCGGCGAGTTCCGCCTGGAGCAGGAGGTGCTGCGCACCGGGTCGATCCCGCGCGCGGTCGCCAAGGGCGTCGGGCTCGTGCCGGAGGAGCGCCGCTCCGAGGGGCTCATGCTCGACAAGTCCGTGGCGTACAACATGAACATCGCGGTGCTGAAGCAGCTGCGGTCGGTCGCCGCCCTGCCGTTCCTCTCGACCGGCAAGTCGAAGGCCCGCGCGCAGCGGCTCATCGACCAGCTGCGGATCAAGACCCCCTCCCCCTCGCAGACCATCGGCGGGCTGTCGGGCGGCAACCAGCAGAAGGCGCTCATCGCGCGCTGGCTCACCCCCGACGTGAAGGTGCTCTTCTTCGACGAGCCGTCCCGGGGCGTCGACGTCGGCGCCCGGCACGAGATCCACGAGGCGATCCGGCAGCTCGCCGCCGACGGCATCGGCACGATCGTGATCTCCTCCGACGTCGAGGAGCTCGACATCCTCTGCGACCGCATCGTCGTCCTCTGCGAGGGCGTCGTCACCGGCGAGCTCGTGGGAGACGAGATCTCCGAGAGCCGGATCATCGAGCTCTCCTACGCCCACCTCCGCGCAGAACCCGCCCTCCAGACCACCATCCCCCAAGGAGAGAACGCATGA
- a CDS encoding SDR family NAD(P)-dependent oxidoreductase, giving the protein MSGRFEGRVAVVTGAGGGLGRASARRLAAEGAHVVAVDLDLDAAQAVADELPTESIAIRADVSVEADVDSYVGAALDRFGHLDLHHLNAGIFGTFTPLPDLTVDEFDRVMAVNVRGQFLGLRAAFRQYAAQESGGAIVITASIGSLTGSADLLAYQTSKHAVTGLVHGAAVYGGPLGIRVNAVAPGIVPTDLFAAAASTTGGKNDMETRASTTPLRRAGRAEEIAAVAAFLLSDDSAYVTGQLVSADGGATVVNTVRPAGGAGAWDAAAHDRAFYGDDPRLPQIPRIPLGRNDQ; this is encoded by the coding sequence ATGAGCGGCCGCTTCGAGGGTCGGGTCGCCGTCGTCACGGGCGCCGGCGGCGGGCTGGGTCGTGCCTCCGCGCGTCGGCTCGCCGCGGAGGGGGCGCACGTCGTGGCCGTCGACCTCGACCTCGACGCCGCTCAGGCGGTGGCCGACGAGCTGCCCACCGAGTCGATCGCGATCCGAGCCGACGTGTCGGTCGAGGCCGACGTCGACTCCTACGTCGGCGCCGCCCTCGATCGCTTCGGGCACCTCGACCTCCACCATCTGAACGCCGGGATCTTCGGCACCTTCACCCCCCTCCCCGACCTCACGGTCGACGAGTTCGACCGGGTGATGGCGGTGAACGTACGAGGGCAGTTCCTCGGCCTGCGTGCGGCGTTCCGTCAGTACGCCGCGCAGGAGAGCGGAGGGGCGATCGTCATCACCGCGTCGATCGGCAGTCTCACGGGCAGCGCCGACCTGCTCGCGTACCAGACGTCGAAGCACGCGGTGACCGGGCTCGTGCACGGCGCCGCCGTCTACGGCGGCCCCCTCGGCATCCGCGTGAACGCCGTGGCTCCCGGCATCGTGCCCACCGACCTGTTCGCCGCCGCCGCGAGCACCACGGGTGGGAAGAACGACATGGAGACCCGCGCCTCGACCACGCCGCTGCGCCGAGCGGGCCGGGCGGAGGAGATCGCCGCGGTCGCCGCGTTCCTCCTCAGCGACGACTCCGCCTACGTGACCGGCCAGCTCGTCTCGGCCGACGGCGGCGCCACGGTCGTCAACACCGTGCGTCCCGCCGGTGGGGCGGGCGCGTGGGACGCCGCCGCCCACGACCGCGCCTTCTACGGCGACGACCCCCGACTCCCGCAGATCCCCCGGATCCCGCTCGGAAGGAACGATCAGTGA
- a CDS encoding SDR family NAD(P)-dependent oxidoreductase produces MDRLKDKVALITGGARGQGRAMAELFTAEGAKVVAADMLDPADPEGSGAGIDFVKLDVTKEDQWNAVVADTVARYGRLDILINNAAIITYEPILETTPEMWDRIIDVDLKGLYLGMRAALPALIESGKGAIVNVSSIWGLAAVPSAHAYHAAKGGILNMTKNVAAMHGPDGVRANSLHPGYILSPMNEDQAEDINAALIAGTLLKRPGVPRETAYAALFLASDEASYITGTSLVVDGGYLAP; encoded by the coding sequence ATGGACCGTCTGAAGGACAAGGTCGCCCTCATCACCGGCGGCGCCCGCGGCCAGGGCCGCGCGATGGCCGAGCTGTTCACCGCGGAGGGGGCGAAGGTCGTCGCCGCCGACATGCTCGACCCCGCCGACCCCGAGGGCTCGGGCGCGGGCATCGACTTCGTGAAGCTCGACGTCACGAAGGAGGACCAGTGGAACGCCGTCGTCGCCGACACGGTGGCTCGCTACGGCAGACTCGACATCCTCATCAACAACGCGGCGATCATCACCTACGAGCCGATCCTCGAGACCACCCCGGAGATGTGGGACCGCATCATCGACGTCGACCTCAAGGGCCTCTACCTGGGGATGCGGGCAGCGCTGCCCGCGCTGATCGAGTCGGGCAAGGGCGCGATCGTCAACGTGTCGTCGATCTGGGGCCTCGCGGCCGTCCCGAGCGCACACGCTTACCACGCCGCCAAGGGCGGGATCCTCAACATGACCAAGAACGTGGCGGCGATGCACGGGCCCGACGGGGTGCGGGCGAACTCGCTGCACCCGGGGTACATCCTCTCCCCGATGAACGAGGACCAGGCCGAGGACATCAACGCCGCGCTCATCGCCGGGACGCTGCTGAAGCGGCCCGGGGTGCCCCGCGAGACGGCCTACGCGGCGCTGTTCCTCGCCAGCGACGAGGCCTCGTACATCACCGGCACGTCGCTCGTGGTCGACGGCGGGTACCTCGCGCCGTGA
- a CDS encoding sugar ABC transporter substrate-binding protein, with protein sequence MKRLAMAALAAVAAVSLAACSSGGDAGSTSGGGSADKTLGIVAYIGTNAINQQAIRGATEVAEKNGWTVNVVDTQGNADQANAAMSSFATQGVGGILTLVYASTALGAGLASAQAAGVPVASWGGGLADGVIATTSNEAVGKASAEALVKDMGDSGDLLALTFHPGKLCLDHQNEFDAAVAEKPGLNITYNEVVVPGQQQSAANFTTSWLASHPAGQGNYGIWTCWDEPMEGIISALDQAGRTDVKTFSTNGSAPGILDVQEGKVTSVVWQPSEDEGAALAQAILDYRANPDGWDPQTIKIDGVVVDSSNVEQFIKDHPDSIK encoded by the coding sequence ATGAAGCGATTGGCAATGGCGGCCCTGGCGGCCGTGGCGGCTGTGAGTCTCGCCGCCTGTTCCTCCGGCGGCGACGCCGGCTCCACCTCCGGCGGCGGCTCCGCCGATAAGACCCTCGGCATCGTGGCCTACATCGGCACGAACGCCATCAACCAGCAGGCCATCCGCGGCGCCACCGAGGTGGCCGAGAAGAACGGCTGGACCGTCAACGTGGTCGACACGCAGGGCAACGCCGACCAGGCGAACGCCGCCATGTCGAGCTTCGCCACGCAGGGCGTCGGCGGCATCCTCACCCTCGTGTACGCCTCGACCGCCCTCGGCGCCGGACTGGCGTCGGCGCAGGCGGCGGGAGTGCCGGTGGCCAGCTGGGGCGGCGGCCTCGCCGACGGCGTCATCGCCACCACCAGCAACGAGGCGGTCGGCAAGGCGTCGGCCGAGGCGCTGGTCAAGGACATGGGCGACTCGGGCGACCTGCTCGCGCTCACCTTCCACCCCGGCAAGCTGTGCCTCGACCACCAGAACGAGTTCGACGCCGCCGTCGCCGAGAAGCCCGGCCTGAACATCACCTACAACGAGGTCGTCGTCCCCGGCCAGCAGCAGTCGGCAGCGAACTTCACGACGTCGTGGCTGGCCAGCCACCCCGCCGGCCAGGGCAACTACGGCATCTGGACGTGCTGGGACGAGCCGATGGAGGGCATCATCTCCGCCCTCGACCAGGCCGGCCGGACCGACGTCAAGACGTTCTCCACCAACGGCAGCGCGCCCGGCATCCTCGACGTGCAGGAGGGGAAGGTCACCTCGGTGGTCTGGCAGCCGAGCGAGGACGAGGGCGCTGCCCTCGCCCAGGCGATCCTCGACTACCGGGCGAACCCCGACGGCTGGGATCCGCAGACCATCAAGATCGACGGCGTCGTCGTCGACTCGAGCAACGTCGAGCAGTTCATCAAGGACCACCCGGACTCCATCAAGTAG
- a CDS encoding N-acyl homoserine lactonase family protein, producing the protein MTQLYEVTIARYGTRVGRRSEVYLNHQLYHEDDAPIGMDYFVWVVRGGGRTIVVDTGYSVAGGERRARTMLHEPPSLFETLGVHPADAPTVVVTHAHYDHIGNLDHFDSSRIVIAQAELDFWASKHAQRVQFHHSVEDAELAALFAAVEEGRVDAFEDSVEVAPGVEVLRLGGHTPGQSVVRVPTSAGVVLLASDAVHYYEEYERDMPFSSVAELVQMYEGFDRIRAMLDSGEVDHLVSGHDPATLDRFRPLGRSDSELVVTIGASDGVAPSAAPAESAVNA; encoded by the coding sequence GTGACCCAGCTCTACGAGGTGACCATCGCGCGATACGGCACCCGCGTGGGCCGACGCAGCGAGGTCTACCTCAACCATCAGCTGTACCACGAGGACGACGCCCCCATCGGGATGGACTACTTCGTCTGGGTGGTGCGCGGCGGCGGCCGCACGATCGTCGTGGACACCGGGTACTCGGTGGCGGGCGGTGAGCGGCGTGCCCGCACGATGCTGCACGAGCCGCCGTCGTTGTTCGAGACGCTCGGCGTCCATCCCGCGGATGCGCCCACGGTCGTCGTGACGCACGCGCACTACGACCACATCGGGAACCTCGATCACTTCGACTCGTCGCGCATCGTCATCGCGCAGGCCGAGCTCGACTTCTGGGCTTCGAAGCACGCACAGCGCGTGCAGTTCCACCACTCGGTGGAGGACGCCGAGCTGGCGGCGCTGTTCGCCGCCGTCGAGGAGGGGCGGGTCGACGCGTTCGAGGACTCCGTCGAGGTGGCACCGGGTGTGGAGGTCCTCCGTCTCGGCGGGCACACGCCGGGACAGTCCGTGGTGCGCGTGCCGACCAGCGCCGGTGTGGTGCTGCTCGCCAGCGACGCCGTCCACTACTACGAGGAGTACGAGCGGGACATGCCGTTCAGCTCCGTGGCGGAGCTCGTGCAGATGTACGAGGGCTTCGACCGCATCCGCGCCATGCTCGACTCCGGCGAGGTCGATCACCTCGTGTCGGGTCACGACCCCGCGACGCTCGATCGCTTCCGTCCGCTCGGCCGAAGCGACTCCGAGCTGGTGGTCACCATCGGCGCGAGCGACGGCGTCGCGCCGTCCGCCGCGCCCGCGGAATCGGCGGTGAACGCATGA
- a CDS encoding MarR family winged helix-turn-helix transcriptional regulator, with protein MSEPRWLSETEREAWVQFAAVLELLPSALDSQLVHDEQLTHFEYFLLAMLSEAEGRTLRMSELASRTNSTLPRLSKVVNRLEAEGYVERVPSPNDRRATNAVMTDAGWAKIVGAAPGHVENVRSLVFDQLSAEQVEQLSAITHSLMKRLDPEGRMRVTGRAR; from the coding sequence ATGAGCGAACCGCGCTGGCTGTCCGAGACGGAGCGCGAGGCGTGGGTGCAGTTCGCCGCCGTGCTCGAGCTCTTGCCCAGCGCGCTCGACAGCCAGCTCGTCCACGACGAGCAGCTCACCCACTTCGAGTACTTCCTGCTCGCGATGCTGTCGGAAGCGGAGGGTCGGACGCTCCGCATGTCGGAGCTCGCCTCGCGCACCAACTCGACGCTGCCCCGCCTGTCGAAGGTGGTGAACCGCCTCGAGGCGGAGGGATACGTGGAGCGCGTGCCCTCCCCGAACGACCGCCGGGCGACCAACGCCGTGATGACCGACGCGGGATGGGCGAAGATCGTCGGGGCGGCGCCCGGGCACGTCGAGAACGTGCGCTCGCTCGTCTTCGATCAGCTCTCCGCCGAGCAGGTGGAGCAGCTGAGCGCGATCACCCACTCGCTCATGAAGCGTCTCGACCCCGAGGGGCGGATGCGCGTCACCGGCCGCGCGCGCTGA
- a CDS encoding ABC transporter permease, protein MSTTVAPAGPAPTAPAPESPTRRSAKRVALIVLSRYGTLIGLAIMIIAFTVRAPTTFLTLPNFLNILNQSSLTAIIAAGLTMTLVVGEFDLSIGYVASFAGLLVVGFIARDGVPVLLALPLILLIGAAIGSTNGILVTKVRINAVIATLGVGTILVGLGFAYSAFPIAAGVPQEFIQIALGRPIFGIPNPIFIMLIVLAILWVILNKTDLGQKMQAVGGNIEAARLSGIRVDRVKIFAFATAGVCAAITGTLLSSTLGSGTLAAADGYLLDAFAAVFLGSATLRDGEFHIVGTLVGVLIIAVGFNGLSIFGAPTWFQPIFKGAILVLAVGLSTLARRYAKE, encoded by the coding sequence ATGAGCACGACCGTCGCCCCGGCGGGCCCGGCGCCCACGGCGCCCGCCCCCGAGTCCCCCACCAGGCGCAGCGCCAAGCGCGTGGCGCTCATCGTCCTGTCGCGATACGGCACCCTCATCGGTCTGGCGATCATGATCATCGCCTTCACCGTGCGAGCGCCCACGACGTTCCTCACCCTGCCGAACTTCCTCAACATCCTGAACCAGTCGTCGCTCACCGCGATCATCGCGGCCGGGCTGACGATGACCCTCGTCGTCGGCGAGTTCGATCTGTCGATCGGGTACGTCGCGAGCTTCGCGGGGCTGCTCGTCGTGGGCTTCATCGCCCGCGACGGCGTCCCGGTGCTCCTGGCGCTCCCCCTCATCCTCCTCATCGGCGCGGCGATCGGGTCGACCAACGGCATCCTCGTGACGAAGGTCCGAATAAACGCCGTGATCGCGACGCTGGGCGTCGGCACGATCCTGGTCGGACTCGGCTTCGCGTACAGCGCGTTCCCGATCGCCGCGGGCGTGCCGCAGGAGTTCATCCAGATCGCCCTCGGCCGGCCGATCTTCGGCATCCCGAACCCGATCTTCATCATGCTGATCGTGCTGGCGATCCTGTGGGTCATCCTCAACAAGACCGACCTCGGCCAGAAGATGCAGGCGGTCGGCGGCAACATCGAGGCGGCCCGGCTCTCCGGGATCCGCGTCGACCGCGTGAAGATCTTCGCCTTCGCCACCGCCGGGGTGTGCGCAGCCATCACCGGCACGCTGCTGTCGTCGACCCTCGGCAGCGGCACGCTCGCCGCCGCCGACGGCTACCTGCTGGACGCGTTCGCCGCCGTCTTCCTCGGATCGGCCACGCTCCGGGACGGCGAGTTCCACATCGTCGGCACCCTGGTCGGCGTCCTCATCATCGCGGTCGGCTTCAACGGCCTCAGCATCTTCGGCGCACCGACCTGGTTCCAGCCGATCTTCAAGGGCGCGATCCTCGTGCTCGCCGTCGGGCTCTCCACCCTCGCCCGGCGATACGCCAAGGAATAG